Genomic segment of Kogia breviceps isolate mKogBre1 chromosome 9, mKogBre1 haplotype 1, whole genome shotgun sequence:
TCCAAGACAGTACAGCACTTGCTAGAATCAATGGAGTTAGGGCCAGAATAACTGTTGTAAGGAAGCCATATGGGTCCTTTGCAGCCCATTCCACAACATACTCAGCCCAAGCCTTTATATCAAACATCTTTGTAGAGGCCTTATGCTTGAGTAGTGATCTCTAACTTTGTCCTGGGATTATTGGCCAGTCACAATTTCAGATGACCCTTGGTTGGTTGTCTTCTTTAGCTCTACCAGACACTTCTGA
This window contains:
- the LOC131762872 gene encoding small integral membrane protein 15-like, which codes for MFDIKAWAEYVVEWAAKDPYGFLTTVILALTPLILASAVLSWKLAKMIEAREKEQKKKQKRQENIAKAKRLKKD